In Anabrus simplex isolate iqAnaSimp1 chromosome 4, ASM4041472v1, whole genome shotgun sequence, a single genomic region encodes these proteins:
- the LOC137500541 gene encoding uncharacterized protein — MWFRAVSAVLGSPRLVPACSYLHAVFRMNEEGLLLLVKEYPHLYDPSHPKYHDNLAKDNSWDEISKEMGLSADECRAKWKSLRECYRKALRKRQPKSGQAAKKINPWRLEAQMEFIRPFITMQRSQVSNVGTPSDDDEQTDISEVQEESQNVDSGSSHTTEDTQKNDKRPGLWSGKRKKTAPLTPSAAIFKEFVELKKSRQSSLGQEGDHLRKYFQSVEETVRTFPPQLQVKIKSQISTIIHQAEFEAINMQSFPAPNFIHPEIPVQYRFPPSLTSSSILTHTQAGSQIPISPTPGHIQAPQFNQNHQTNDDNHPVNDN, encoded by the exons atgtggtttcgtgccgtttcggcGGTCCTCgggagtcctcgactagtgccagcatgctcgtaccttcacgcg gttttcagaatgaatgaagaaggaTTGCTGCTTTTGGTGAAGGAATATCCCCATCTGTACGATCCCTCTCATCCCAAGTACCACGATAATCTGGCAAAGGACAATTCGTGGGATGAAATCAGCAAGGAAATGGGCCTCAGTG CTGATGAGTGCAGAGCCAAATGGAAGTCCCTGCGGGAATGTTATCGGAAGGCTTTAAGAAAAAGACAACCAAAATCTGGACAAGCAGCCAAGAAAATCAACCCTTGGCGCCTCGAGGCACAAATGGAGTTCATCAGGCCCTTCATCACAATGCAGAGAAGCCAGGTGAGCAATGTAGGAACTCCATCCGATGACGATGAACAAACAGATATTTCTGAGGTTCAGGAAGAATCTCAGAATGTCGACTCGGGTTCCTCACATACAACTGAAGATACTCAGAAAAATGACAAACGACCAGGATTGTGGAGTGGCAAGAGAAAGAAAACTGCGCCTTTAACACCTTCGGCTGCTATTTTTAAAGAGTTTGTTGAGTTGAAGAAATCGCGACAATCTTCTCTAGGGCAAGAGGGTGACCATCTCCGCAAATACTTTCAAAGTGTAGAAGAGACAGTAAGAACATTTCCACCACagttacaagtaaaaattaaaagTCAGATTTCCACCATCATTCATCAGGCAGAATTTGAAGCAATCAATATGCAGTCATTTCCAGCACCAAATTTTATCCATCCCGAAATTCCTGTCCAGTATCGATTTCCACCAAGTTTGACTTCTTCCAGTATCCTTACACACACTCAAGCAGGTTCACAGATCCCAATCTCACCAACACCAGGCCATATTCAGGCACCCCAGTTCAATCAAAATCACCAGACGAATGATGACAACCACCCAGTGAACGACAATTAA